AAACCAATTACACTGTTATCTCCTCCACCGTCAGACCACTCCAAATCGTTAGAGCGAGAATCAGTACTGGGACCAGATAAGGTTTTCATTATCGAATTGGTCAGGTTGATTGTTCTATTAAGCGTCATGACAAAATACTCCTATTTCTATCAGTCACTTAATTTTTATATATGTCTGAAGGGGAGTAATGTTACTAGAGTGTGATAGATACTCACATGTCTGTCTTTACTTGAAATCAGTAACTTGCTCTAATTAGTTATTAAATTACAAATGGTTATCGTTAATGAATCAACTGTCCGAAGTAATAGTATCCCTGTTAAATGACCATTCATTCCCTTCCATGGTACGCCTTGATGGACAATGGGGAGTAGGTAAAACCTATTTCGTCGAAAATAATTTACGCCCTTATTTAGAGAAAAAACACCGAAAGACTGTTTTCTTCTCTCTAACGGGCATTAATGACCTAGACGACTTCAGAGATAAACTAATATCAAGCGTCTTTTTTTCAGAGAAAGTTGATGAAAGCCTGATGAAAGGAATAGCCAGCAGTGCGTTAACAGCTTTAGACAAAGCTAGTGAGAACGGAGGGCTTATTTCATCCATCCTAAAAGGTTCCGCAGGAGTAGCCAAACATACTTTGCTGAATAAAGTTAGCAATGTTGTTGTGATCTTAGATGATTTAGAAAGAGTGAACGATTCCAAACTCGAAGGGGCTATTGTGGGTGAATGCCTACAACTGATCAACGATAATGACTTAGAGTTCATATTCATCATGAACTCTGAGAAATCATCAATTGACGGTGGGATGTTAGAAAAGGCATTTTCAGATCGAGTCTACTTTAAAAGACCTCTTTCAGATGTTGTAGAGATCGCGTTCGGTCATCATGAGTACTTTACTGACTACGGCTCCAACCTGTTAGAGCTAATCGAGAAGTATAAATTCTCCAACCTCAGAGTATTAAAAAGGGCTAGCAACCGACTAAAAAACGTCTTTGATATAGTTAAAGGGGAAGATGAGCTTGATTTAAAGTCTAGCATGGAGATTTTAGGGGCTCAGGTTATAACTATTTGCTACCTATATTACTCGTGTGGAAAAACTGCCGACGAGATCAGCTTCGGATTAGATTATACGAAAAATATTCGCTTACCTGACAACGTACCTGACAACGATACTGAAGACGAGTTCAAACCCTTTAGAACTATGTATACCCCGACTATCGAACTCATTGAATATTGCTGTGGTAAACGACACTTAGTTCCTGATATCGACGCTATCGGACATGTACTTTCAAAGCCCTGCCCTATTGATAGGTTTATGTTTGAAAGACCATACCAATTAGA
Above is a window of Vibrio atlanticus DNA encoding:
- a CDS encoding P-loop NTPase fold protein; this encodes MNQLSEVIVSLLNDHSFPSMVRLDGQWGVGKTYFVENNLRPYLEKKHRKTVFFSLTGINDLDDFRDKLISSVFFSEKVDESLMKGIASSALTALDKASENGGLISSILKGSAGVAKHTLLNKVSNVVVILDDLERVNDSKLEGAIVGECLQLINDNDLEFIFIMNSEKSSIDGGMLEKAFSDRVYFKRPLSDVVEIAFGHHEYFTDYGSNLLELIEKYKFSNLRVLKRASNRLKNVFDIVKGEDELDLKSSMEILGAQVITICYLYYSCGKTADEISFGLDYTKNIRLPDNVPDNDTEDEFKPFRTMYTPTIELIEYCCGKRHLVPDIDAIGHVLSKPCPIDRFMFERPYQLDESTFLDLLQQTETYIFHQKSVSLVKWFQACENYRYLLENGFISDDVKQFLEQVEKLADQKLFDGTELSRRTHNLNLSTELIENLFEYHKTRWLASNSEVLNNSLYTRTKESWANVDSEFYNKHRSGPFIKLFSTGQWIEAIDNWSTKDIGLFSNYLFEAYRPVNIASFFREDINTMKKLTEKLSNQIEQMDAGLSKGSRILVIKALKYGLTKMSESEETSVTKS